Proteins found in one Candidatus Zixiibacteriota bacterium genomic segment:
- a CDS encoding NAD(P)(+) transhydrogenase (Re/Si-specific) subunit beta: MSPVLVNLAYLVASVLFIFGLKGLSHPRTAVRGNLLGALGMLLAIIVTLIDRSIISYELIIIGFIIGAAIGAVLAYKVQMTGMPQMVALLNGFGGIASLLVAGAALGESIHLGVAPTDQFTIATVATGIIGSVTFWGSLVAFGKLQGIISERAIHFKGLHTLDILLGIAAIACGVYIVMEPSVYWPYWALVGIASILGVLLTIPIGGADMPVVIALLNSYSGLAGAATGFVLNNNVLIIAGSLVGASGIILTDIMCRAMNRSWLTVLFGVLGPTSSTPSSDDVYAGKVKATSPEEVAMVLDSARRVVIVPGYGMAVSQAQHAVRDLTNLLESKGVEVEFAIHPVAGRMPGHMNVLLAEANIAYDKLKEMDEVNSTIETADVAIILGANDVVNPVARTDPHSPIAGMPIIDVDKARTVIVIKRSLSPGFAGIPNPLFALDNTLMLFADGKKAILDLIGAIKEA; the protein is encoded by the coding sequence ATGTCTCCGGTTCTGGTAAATCTCGCCTATCTGGTAGCGTCGGTTCTTTTCATTTTCGGTCTTAAGGGTCTGTCTCATCCGCGGACGGCGGTCCGGGGCAATCTTCTTGGCGCCCTGGGGATGCTGCTTGCAATCATCGTGACTCTGATTGACCGCAGCATTATCAGTTATGAACTGATTATAATCGGTTTCATAATCGGCGCCGCGATCGGCGCTGTACTGGCATATAAAGTACAAATGACCGGCATGCCGCAGATGGTGGCTCTACTGAACGGGTTCGGCGGAATTGCGTCACTTCTCGTGGCGGGCGCCGCGCTCGGCGAGTCGATTCATCTCGGTGTCGCCCCGACCGACCAGTTTACGATTGCTACCGTCGCGACCGGAATCATCGGTTCGGTTACATTCTGGGGGAGCCTGGTCGCCTTCGGGAAACTTCAAGGCATAATATCGGAAAGAGCGATTCATTTCAAAGGACTGCATACCTTAGATATACTTCTCGGCATCGCCGCCATCGCCTGCGGCGTTTACATCGTGATGGAACCATCAGTGTACTGGCCTTATTGGGCGTTGGTCGGGATCGCCTCGATTCTGGGCGTTCTGCTGACTATACCTATCGGCGGCGCCGATATGCCGGTGGTGATAGCCCTGCTCAACTCCTACTCCGGTCTTGCCGGAGCCGCTACCGGTTTCGTGCTGAACAATAATGTGCTTATCATTGCCGGTTCCCTGGTTGGCGCCTCAGGAATAATCCTGACAGATATAATGTGCCGCGCGATGAATCGAAGCTGGTTAACGGTGCTTTTTGGCGTTCTTGGACCTACCTCATCTACTCCCTCAAGTGACGATGTCTATGCCGGAAAGGTCAAAGCAACTTCGCCGGAGGAAGTGGCGATGGTGCTTGACAGCGCCCGGCGGGTGGTCATAGTCCCCGGTTACGGAATGGCTGTTTCGCAAGCCCAGCATGCCGTGCGTGACCTGACCAACCTTCTCGAATCAAAAGGAGTCGAGGTCGAATTTGCCATCCACCCGGTGGCAGGAAGAATGCCGGGACATATGAATGTACTCCTGGCGGAAGCCAATATCGCGTACGATAAGTTGAAAGAGATGGATGAAGTAAACTCTACCATCGAGACAGCCGATGTCGCGATAATATTGGGCGCAAATGATGTCGTCAACCCGGTGGCGCGCACTGACCCGCATTCTCCAATCGCAGGTATGCCAATTATTGATGTCGACAAAGCCCGCACCGTAATTGTCATTAAACGCTCTTTAAGTCCCGGCTTTGCCGGCATCCCCAACCCGCTCTTCGCGCTGGACAATACATTGATGCTTTTCGCCGACGGCAAAAAGGCTATACTGGACCTGATTGGGGCTATTAAAGAGGCTTGA
- a CDS encoding NAD(P) transhydrogenase subunit alpha translates to MEFFIMILTVFVLAIFVGFEVITKVPPILHTPLMSGSNAISGITIIGAILSAGTKHTTLTAVLGVAAVAFATINVVGGFLVTDRMLKMFKKKD, encoded by the coding sequence ATGGAATTCTTTATCATGATATTGACTGTTTTCGTGCTTGCCATTTTTGTCGGATTCGAAGTTATTACCAAGGTTCCGCCGATTCTTCATACGCCACTGATGTCGGGTTCAAACGCCATATCGGGAATAACCATCATTGGCGCGATATTGTCGGCCGGCACCAAACATACGACACTCACAGCCGTCCTCGGTGTCGCGGCGGTAGCATTTGCCACCATCAACGTGGTGGGCGGTTTTCTGGTGACCGACAGAATGCTGAAAATGTTCAAGAAGAAAGATTAG
- a CDS encoding Re/Si-specific NAD(P)(+) transhydrogenase subunit alpha, with product MTDNAFTSKTTVAVPKENFPGERRVALTPDTLPTLIKAGINILVQSGAGSEAGFADAQYREKGAEIVDNRRSLFEVADVVVQVRGLGANPVAGKDDLSLYRAGQTIIAQFEPLAEPEAVKELAARKVTALSLELMPRITRAQSMDVLSSMATIAGYKAVILAAEALPKIFPMLMTAAGTISPAHVFVIGAGVAGLQAIATSRRLGAIVKGYDIRPAVKEQVESLGAKFVELPLEAAGAEDKGGYAKAMGEEFYRKQRELMAKVIAESNVVITTALVPGKKSPILITAEMAKGMAPGSVIVDLAAEKGGNCELTRPGETVSVNGITIIGPVNITSTVPFHASQMYGKNVSTFLTHLVKKGKMALDMTDEITRETMLTRDGEITHPQIRQLLNMTPLASANKEA from the coding sequence ATGACCGATAATGCTTTTACATCAAAGACAACAGTGGCTGTCCCCAAGGAGAATTTCCCCGGCGAGAGACGGGTCGCCCTTACTCCCGATACCCTGCCGACTCTCATAAAAGCAGGTATAAATATTCTGGTTCAGTCTGGCGCCGGAAGCGAAGCCGGATTTGCCGACGCGCAATATCGGGAAAAAGGGGCAGAGATAGTTGATAATCGTCGGTCATTGTTTGAAGTGGCTGATGTCGTAGTCCAGGTTCGCGGTCTGGGAGCAAATCCGGTCGCCGGGAAAGATGACCTTTCGCTTTACCGGGCGGGACAGACAATTATAGCCCAGTTCGAACCGCTGGCTGAACCGGAGGCGGTAAAGGAACTGGCTGCCCGCAAGGTTACCGCATTGTCGTTGGAGTTGATGCCCCGGATAACCCGGGCGCAGAGTATGGATGTACTTTCCTCGATGGCGACCATTGCCGGATATAAGGCGGTCATCCTGGCGGCGGAGGCGCTGCCGAAAATATTTCCGATGTTGATGACAGCGGCCGGGACAATATCGCCGGCGCATGTCTTTGTCATTGGCGCCGGAGTAGCGGGACTTCAGGCAATCGCTACCTCCCGCCGACTGGGGGCGATTGTCAAAGGATATGATATCCGCCCCGCCGTAAAAGAACAGGTGGAGAGTTTGGGGGCGAAATTTGTCGAACTGCCGCTGGAAGCGGCCGGCGCCGAAGATAAAGGGGGATATGCCAAGGCGATGGGTGAAGAGTTCTATCGCAAACAGCGGGAACTGATGGCGAAAGTTATCGCCGAAAGCAATGTGGTGATTACGACGGCGCTTGTCCCCGGCAAAAAATCCCCAATTCTGATAACCGCCGAGATGGCCAAGGGGATGGCGCCCGGTTCGGTAATAGTGGATCTTGCCGCCGAAAAGGGGGGCAACTGCGAACTGACCAGGCCGGGTGAGACAGTATCAGTTAACGGCATCACTATTATTGGTCCGGTCAATATTACCTCGACTGTACCATTCCATGCCAGCCAGATGTACGGAAAGAATGTGAGCACCTTTCTTACGCATTTGGTGAAGAAAGGGAAAATGGCGCTGGATATGACTGACGAAATCACTCGCGAGACAATGCTTACTCGTGACGGTGAGATAACACATCCGCAGATTCGTCAATTGCTGAATATGACGCCATTGGCGTCGGCAAATAAGGAGGCTTGA
- a CDS encoding chemotaxis protein CheA, translating into MAVNSLEKKLDMLAADLVLLSVEDLPALARLHESFLQLAADCRQARPDVERLCRECSLILEKIVLNEVSDRASQIEKIGDTISALQKMVRNGRGGSERESSARFNDAAASSECSSPEILENSKSAISKGQQSESEASAQGDKVVYPPEEAAEAAEELAINLQNSDSALLADFINEAREHCAVAEQKLMDIEAGTDIEGAIHAIFRSFHTIKGAAGFLELKPILVLAHESETVLDLARKGSLTVSGPIADIIFDAVDTMRHLLEGVETALKSDGYFDGASLTIPRLERLRSIIANPAQGNTMGTSSRVGDILIEMGAVSQQEIDSALSRKEKPDEKLGETLVRQGLVPAKVVAHALREQQQTRSDKIASAVKEMVKIDTDRLDRLVDTIGELVIAESMVGQDEEILKMASPKIARNISHLNKITRELQEMGMAMRLVPVKPTFQKLARAVRELTKKSGKEVELAIFGEETEVDRSIVENIGDPLMHMIRNAVDHGIESPEERVKAGKNRSGKITLRAYHKGGNIFFDIEDDGRGLNKEKILEKAREKGLLDGERELSDKEIFGLILLPGFSTAAKVTDLSGRGVGMDVVRKNVDAMRGHLEINSTPGKGALISMKLPLTLAIIDGMLVKVEEECYIIPTLSIVESLRLSKEMIKSVVGRGEIVDLRGDLLTLIRINELFGIPHDPQDNRPRTVVVVEDGFKRVGLVVDELLGQRQTVIKNLGRTFGNQKWIAGGAILSNGNVGLIIDVGGIINLASEVNWRHKGETERKSLAGGEGSSALPSENRTPVMLA; encoded by the coding sequence ATGGCTGTTAATTCTCTGGAGAAAAAACTGGATATGCTGGCGGCCGATTTGGTGCTGTTGAGCGTCGAGGACCTTCCCGCCCTCGCCCGTCTGCATGAGAGTTTTCTGCAGCTGGCAGCTGACTGTCGTCAAGCGCGGCCGGACGTCGAAAGGCTCTGCCGGGAATGCTCTCTGATATTAGAGAAGATTGTTCTCAATGAAGTTTCGGATAGAGCCTCCCAGATAGAGAAAATCGGCGACACCATCAGCGCGCTGCAAAAAATGGTTCGGAATGGCCGGGGAGGCTCTGAAAGAGAGTCCTCCGCCAGATTCAATGATGCCGCCGCCAGTTCAGAATGCAGCAGTCCCGAAATATTGGAAAACTCGAAATCGGCTATCTCAAAGGGACAGCAGAGTGAGAGCGAGGCGAGTGCCCAAGGGGATAAAGTGGTATATCCACCTGAGGAAGCAGCTGAAGCGGCAGAAGAGCTGGCAATTAACCTGCAGAACAGCGACAGCGCCCTGCTCGCTGACTTTATCAATGAGGCGCGCGAGCATTGTGCCGTGGCAGAGCAGAAACTGATGGATATCGAAGCCGGCACTGATATTGAAGGGGCTATCCATGCCATCTTCCGCAGTTTTCATACAATAAAAGGAGCCGCCGGATTCCTGGAGTTAAAACCGATACTGGTTCTGGCGCATGAGTCGGAGACAGTTCTCGACCTGGCGCGCAAGGGAAGCCTGACCGTCTCGGGTCCAATCGCCGATATCATTTTCGACGCCGTTGATACCATGCGCCATCTCCTCGAAGGGGTTGAAACGGCGCTGAAATCGGATGGATATTTTGACGGCGCGTCGCTGACAATTCCGCGTCTGGAGCGACTTCGTAGCATCATAGCCAACCCGGCGCAGGGCAATACGATGGGGACCTCCTCGCGGGTCGGCGATATTTTGATAGAGATGGGGGCAGTGTCCCAGCAGGAGATTGATTCGGCGCTCTCCAGAAAAGAAAAACCTGATGAAAAACTGGGGGAGACTCTGGTTCGGCAGGGATTGGTGCCGGCGAAAGTTGTGGCGCATGCTCTTCGTGAGCAGCAGCAGACACGCTCCGACAAAATCGCGTCGGCAGTCAAAGAGATGGTTAAAATCGACACCGACCGTCTGGACCGTCTGGTGGACACTATCGGCGAACTGGTAATTGCCGAATCGATGGTTGGGCAGGATGAAGAGATATTGAAGATGGCTTCCCCCAAAATCGCCCGCAACATTTCGCATCTCAATAAAATTACTCGCGAATTACAGGAGATGGGGATGGCAATGCGGCTGGTGCCGGTAAAACCGACTTTTCAAAAACTGGCGCGGGCGGTGCGCGAATTGACCAAAAAATCAGGGAAAGAAGTGGAACTGGCGATTTTCGGGGAGGAAACAGAGGTGGACCGCAGTATTGTCGAAAATATCGGCGACCCCTTAATGCATATGATACGAAACGCCGTCGACCACGGCATCGAATCCCCTGAAGAGAGGGTAAAAGCGGGCAAGAACCGAAGCGGCAAAATTACCCTGAGGGCATACCACAAAGGGGGGAATATCTTTTTCGATATCGAAGATGACGGCCGGGGATTGAATAAGGAAAAAATCCTGGAGAAAGCAAGAGAAAAGGGACTGCTCGACGGGGAGCGGGAGCTCTCCGACAAAGAGATTTTCGGGCTGATTCTGCTGCCCGGCTTTTCCACGGCGGCGAAGGTTACCGATCTTTCGGGGCGGGGAGTGGGGATGGATGTGGTGCGTAAGAACGTCGATGCCATGCGGGGGCATCTGGAAATAAATTCGACACCCGGAAAAGGAGCGCTCATTTCGATGAAACTGCCGCTGACTCTGGCAATCATTGACGGAATGCTGGTAAAAGTGGAAGAGGAATGCTATATTATTCCGACCCTTTCTATTGTGGAATCGCTGCGTCTCTCAAAGGAGATGATAAAATCCGTCGTAGGGAGGGGAGAAATAGTGGATCTGCGCGGCGACCTTTTGACCCTGATTCGAATTAATGAGCTTTTCGGTATTCCCCACGACCCGCAAGACAACCGCCCTCGAACGGTGGTGGTTGTCGAAGACGGTTTCAAGCGGGTAGGGCTGGTTGTGGATGAGTTGCTCGGTCAGAGGCAGACAGTCATCAAGAATCTCGGCAGGACTTTCGGTAACCAGAAGTGGATTGCCGGCGGCGCGATACTGTCCAACGGCAATGTCGGGCTGATTATTGATGTCGGCGGGATTATAAATCTTGCCTCCGAGGTAAACTGGCGCCATAAGGGAGAGACGGAGAGGAAGTCATTGGCAGGCGGAGAAGGCAGCAGCGCGCTGCCATCAGAGAACCGGACGCCGGTAATGCTGGCTTAA
- a CDS encoding chemotaxis protein CheW, with translation MQEKKRYQKSGQNEVASAANRAGKYLTFRLAAEEYGLEILKVREIIGLMDITKVPRTPNHIRGVINLRGKVIPVLDLRTKFGMEPAPDTEETCIIVVDVAAADNSLLMGILVDAVSEVLDIKEEEIEESPEFGCDIDTSFILGIGKVKNSVKILLDIDRVLTSADLESAEHIARESDGEKIPSLGLID, from the coding sequence ATGCAAGAGAAAAAAAGGTATCAGAAAAGCGGTCAGAATGAGGTCGCCTCAGCGGCCAACCGCGCCGGAAAGTATTTGACCTTTCGCCTGGCGGCGGAGGAGTACGGACTGGAAATCTTAAAAGTCCGCGAAATCATTGGACTGATGGATATAACCAAGGTGCCCCGAACCCCCAATCACATTCGGGGTGTTATAAACCTGCGGGGCAAAGTTATTCCGGTGCTCGACCTGCGCACCAAATTCGGAATGGAGCCTGCTCCGGATACCGAGGAAACATGCATCATTGTGGTCGATGTCGCCGCCGCCGACAACTCGCTTTTGATGGGCATCCTGGTTGACGCCGTATCGGAAGTGCTGGATATTAAGGAAGAAGAGATTGAAGAATCCCCGGAATTTGGCTGCGATATCGACACCAGCTTCATCCTGGGCATCGGCAAGGTCAAAAATAGTGTGAAGATTCTTCTTGATATAGACCGCGTTCTCACATCGGCCGACCTGGAATCGGCGGAGCATATCGCCCGGGAAAGCGACGGGGAGAAAATCCCATCATTAGGATTGATAGATTAA
- a CDS encoding methyl-accepting chemotaxis protein, which yields MLNRFRLSTRILALGVIIVLAFTLLLTWIYPRFKEKMYDAKYVKTQHLVEAAWAVIDHFSKQADAGEMTTEQAQDKAREVLKTMRYDGEEYFWINDMYPRMIMHPFKPELDGTDLSQNADPNGKRLFVEFVEVCRSKGAGFVEYYWPKPNVSKPVPKISYVKLHNDWGWIVGSGIYIDDVQAELTQFFYAIFGIVAIIVLGSLAMSYLMARSISSPINKAISSLSAGAEQVGSASEHISSASQSLAEATTEQASSLQETSSALEEMSSMTRQNADNARQANVLASAANTAADKGSGAMAGMSRAIQEIKHSSDETAKIIKVIDEIAFQTNLLALNAAVEAARAGEAGKGFAVVAEEVRNLAQRSAEAAKNTSSLIDGAQKNADNGVRATEEFMTILGEVTSSVKKVSELISEVSAASSEQAQGIEQVNKAVSQMDQVTQQNAANAEESASASEELAAQAEELQHIVTELTKIVDGSHSRMDAAANSRGKGQTALSSSASSFSRKESLKSNMRGMLKKHSSKMPPLERTSVANENSVRGKRAEEIIPLEKEEVAGF from the coding sequence ATGCTTAACCGATTCAGACTTTCGACAAGAATTCTGGCGCTGGGTGTCATTATTGTACTGGCGTTCACACTATTGCTGACTTGGATATATCCTCGTTTCAAAGAGAAGATGTACGATGCCAAATATGTCAAGACGCAGCATCTGGTAGAGGCCGCCTGGGCTGTTATCGACCACTTTTCCAAACAGGCCGATGCCGGGGAGATGACAACGGAACAGGCTCAGGACAAGGCCAGAGAAGTTCTGAAAACCATGCGTTATGACGGTGAAGAATATTTTTGGATTAATGATATGTATCCTCGGATGATAATGCATCCTTTCAAGCCGGAACTGGACGGAACCGACCTCTCTCAAAATGCCGACCCTAACGGCAAGAGGCTTTTTGTGGAGTTTGTGGAGGTTTGCCGCTCCAAAGGGGCCGGCTTTGTCGAGTACTACTGGCCCAAGCCCAATGTTTCCAAGCCGGTTCCCAAGATTTCTTATGTAAAGTTGCACAATGATTGGGGCTGGATTGTCGGCTCAGGGATTTATATCGATGACGTCCAGGCGGAGTTAACGCAATTCTTCTATGCCATTTTTGGCATTGTTGCAATAATAGTCCTGGGCAGCCTGGCAATGTCGTACTTGATGGCGCGCTCTATCTCCAGTCCAATAAATAAAGCGATATCGTCGCTTTCTGCCGGCGCTGAGCAGGTCGGTTCCGCTTCAGAACATATTTCGTCGGCAAGTCAATCACTGGCGGAGGCGACCACGGAACAGGCTTCTTCGCTTCAGGAGACATCCTCGGCGCTGGAGGAGATGTCGAGCATGACGCGACAAAACGCCGACAATGCCCGACAGGCAAATGTCCTGGCATCGGCCGCCAACACCGCCGCCGACAAAGGGTCGGGAGCGATGGCCGGTATGTCGCGGGCAATACAGGAGATAAAGCATTCATCGGATGAAACGGCAAAAATCATAAAAGTAATCGATGAGATTGCGTTCCAGACAAATCTTCTGGCATTGAATGCGGCGGTGGAAGCGGCCCGGGCCGGTGAAGCGGGCAAGGGATTCGCCGTGGTTGCCGAAGAAGTGCGCAATCTGGCGCAACGGAGCGCGGAAGCGGCAAAGAATACCAGTTCTTTAATAGACGGCGCCCAGAAGAATGCCGACAACGGCGTCCGCGCAACGGAGGAGTTTATGACGATTCTTGGCGAGGTGACCTCCTCCGTGAAAAAAGTGAGCGAGTTAATAAGCGAGGTGTCGGCGGCAAGTTCGGAACAGGCTCAGGGAATTGAGCAGGTTAACAAAGCGGTGTCGCAAATGGACCAGGTGACTCAGCAGAATGCCGCCAACGCCGAGGAATCGGCTTCGGCAAGCGAAGAGCTGGCGGCTCAAGCCGAAGAACTGCAGCATATCGTGACGGAGTTGACTAAAATCGTCGATGGCAGTCACTCCCGCATGGATGCCGCTGCCAACAGTCGCGGAAAAGGGCAAACAGCATTATCGTCTTCCGCCTCTTCATTTTCCCGTAAAGAGAGTCTCAAGAGCAATATGCGAGGTATGCTTAAGAAGCATAGCAGCAAAATGCCGCCGCTGGAACGGACATCGGTGGCTAATGAAAATTCTGTCAGGGGAAAAAGGGCCGAGGAGATAATTCCTCTGGAGAAAGAAGAAGTGGCAGGTTTCTGA
- a CDS encoding FapA family protein: MTEQILEFNGDGFRLNVADDRLRVLLTCSRDALTRPSLQEEIQKGLTELCIALPFQADIFQEAQKTALASGIEIHQLPVVTGDPPVLPVDGILEWTEEFFTPGYFIDPITKRIDFHQKAERPAVTKDQLLVKVFKPVSGKDGVDVFGKAIKAPRPREAELRAGVNVAWDESLQGYRALCSGKVKLVGRTLDVDTVLRIAGDVGNETGNIKHNGLVTIGGNVESEFVVDATGDIEVKGIIYAGEIRCGGSLVVAEGINENPQKRIQVNGETAAKYIINAVIDSIGSINVKKEIFQSRLRSAGEVNCSEGRIVGGEIIAARGVTAGEVGSRGNVATSIIAGVNYDILDRLRAIADEVMKLKEKVKKLTPVYKKLKASISGLNAAQKESLMEMEYYIGEADAEITKLEDKAKALRREMYAGKEARITILNMVYPGVTLRVLDAQMAVEQPLLGPLAAYQDKITGALTLTSEVAINS, translated from the coding sequence ATGACCGAGCAGATTCTGGAATTCAACGGTGACGGTTTCAGGCTTAACGTTGCGGATGACCGTTTGCGGGTTCTATTGACCTGCTCTCGTGACGCCTTAACGCGCCCGTCTTTGCAGGAGGAGATACAGAAAGGACTGACGGAGCTCTGTATTGCGCTTCCTTTCCAGGCTGATATTTTCCAGGAGGCGCAGAAAACGGCGCTCGCCAGCGGTATCGAAATACATCAGCTCCCTGTCGTTACCGGAGACCCGCCGGTACTGCCGGTTGATGGCATCCTCGAGTGGACCGAAGAATTCTTCACGCCCGGCTATTTCATCGACCCAATAACCAAACGGATAGATTTCCATCAGAAGGCGGAACGTCCCGCTGTCACCAAAGACCAGTTGCTGGTAAAAGTGTTTAAGCCGGTTTCGGGGAAAGATGGAGTTGATGTCTTCGGAAAAGCGATAAAGGCTCCTCGCCCCAGAGAGGCGGAGCTGCGCGCGGGCGTCAATGTCGCCTGGGATGAAAGTCTGCAAGGGTATCGAGCGCTCTGCTCCGGGAAAGTGAAACTGGTGGGGCGAACGCTTGATGTCGATACCGTGCTTCGTATCGCCGGCGATGTCGGGAACGAAACCGGCAATATCAAGCATAACGGCCTGGTAACCATTGGCGGCAATGTCGAGTCGGAATTTGTAGTTGATGCCACCGGCGATATCGAGGTCAAAGGCATTATCTATGCCGGGGAGATTCGATGCGGCGGGAGCCTGGTCGTTGCCGAGGGGATAAACGAAAATCCCCAAAAAAGAATTCAGGTCAACGGGGAGACTGCGGCAAAATATATCATCAATGCCGTAATTGACAGCATCGGTTCAATCAATGTCAAGAAGGAGATTTTCCAGTCTCGTCTCCGGTCGGCCGGAGAAGTCAACTGCAGCGAGGGGCGGATTGTCGGCGGTGAAATTATAGCGGCGCGGGGAGTGACGGCCGGGGAAGTTGGCTCGCGCGGTAATGTCGCCACCTCCATAATCGCCGGTGTCAATTATGACATTCTGGACCGGCTGCGGGCAATTGCGGATGAAGTGATGAAACTAAAGGAAAAAGTCAAGAAACTGACGCCGGTCTATAAGAAACTCAAGGCTTCAATAAGCGGTTTGAACGCCGCGCAGAAAGAGAGCCTGATGGAAATGGAATATTACATCGGCGAGGCCGACGCGGAAATAACGAAACTGGAAGATAAAGCGAAAGCCTTGCGGCGCGAGATGTATGCCGGGAAAGAGGCGCGCATTACAATTCTGAATATGGTCTATCCCGGCGTGACTCTGCGGGTGCTTGACGCCCAGATGGCGGTGGAGCAGCCGCTTCTTGGTCCCCTCGCCGCTTATCAGGACAAAATAACGGGGGCACTGACTTTGACATCCGAAGTCGCAATCAACTCATGA
- a CDS encoding chemotaxis protein CheX codes for MKAENINPFILSVTETFEHMLDCRLESGAPTCVPEESHQPDIIGVIGLSGTAQGIVALKLPVSTALAVVGKMIGAELRSVDTSIIDGVGELVNIIAGNAKVKFAGHSISLSLPTVVRGSIYKLNNLSNTVWLTVPFKSELGDFAVSVCFKAEVASKEEATHASVSRG; via the coding sequence ATGAAAGCAGAAAATATCAATCCTTTTATCCTGTCGGTGACAGAAACTTTTGAGCATATGCTGGATTGCCGTCTGGAGTCGGGAGCGCCGACCTGTGTTCCCGAGGAAAGTCACCAGCCCGACATTATCGGGGTGATTGGCTTGTCCGGTACCGCCCAGGGAATAGTCGCTTTGAAACTTCCGGTCAGCACCGCCCTGGCGGTGGTGGGCAAGATGATTGGCGCCGAACTGCGCAGTGTCGATACCTCGATAATCGATGGCGTCGGGGAACTGGTCAATATCATTGCCGGTAACGCCAAAGTCAAATTTGCCGGGCATTCCATCTCCCTAAGTCTTCCCACGGTTGTCCGGGGGAGTATCTATAAGTTGAACAATCTCAGCAATACAGTCTGGCTGACCGTTCCGTTCAAGAGCGAACTGGGCGATTTTGCCGTTTCGGTATGCTTCAAGGCGGAAGTGGCATCAAAGGAGGAGGCAACTCATGCAAGTGTTAGTCGTGGATGA
- a CDS encoding response regulator, whose translation MQVLVVDDSQIMRKIIMGALKKLGVNDIVEASNGQEAVEMLVKPSDIGLVLMDWNMPTMTGIEAVKKLRSDRVTVPVVMVTTEAEKEKVMEAIKSGANDYLIKPFNPKDIQGKLEKFLPAQKG comes from the coding sequence ATGCAAGTGTTAGTCGTGGATGATTCCCAAATAATGCGCAAGATAATCATGGGCGCCCTTAAAAAGCTCGGCGTGAATGACATCGTGGAGGCCTCAAACGGGCAGGAGGCGGTGGAGATGCTGGTCAAGCCGAGCGATATCGGGCTGGTGCTGATGGATTGGAATATGCCGACTATGACCGGCATCGAAGCGGTGAAGAAACTTCGCTCCGACAGAGTCACCGTTCCGGTGGTTATGGTGACAACTGAAGCGGAGAAAGAAAAAGTGATGGAGGCAATTAAATCCGGAGCCAACGATTACCTGATAAAACCCTTCAATCCCAAGGATATTCAAGGCAAGCTGGAAAAATTCCTTCCGGCTCAAAAAGGATGA
- a CDS encoding protein-glutamate O-methyltransferase CheR: MKTATFELIRKIVYDKSGICLGDNKLALVRARIAKRMRALKISDYSHYLDHVIGDESGVEIQLMLDAISTNVTSFYREPAHFDFLNLVVTGWIEKGARQLRFWSAASSTGEEPYTMSIELAEIIENRPVDAKILATDISTKVIRQSLHGCYSEERIAPVPENLRRKYFVRQGTNGNSGYAVGEKLRQMVVFRQFNLASFPYPIQGPLDMIFCRNVMIYFDRKIRGRMVDEFCRILRSGGYLIVGHAESITGMAKGLKCLKPSIYIKE, from the coding sequence ATGAAGACGGCGACATTTGAACTGATCAGAAAAATCGTATATGACAAATCCGGCATCTGTCTCGGTGACAATAAACTGGCTCTGGTGCGGGCGCGCATTGCCAAGCGGATGCGGGCGCTCAAAATCAGCGACTACAGCCATTATCTTGACCATGTTATCGGTGACGAGAGCGGTGTCGAAATCCAGCTGATGCTGGATGCCATTTCAACCAATGTCACCAGCTTCTACCGGGAACCGGCGCATTTTGATTTTCTGAACCTGGTTGTGACCGGCTGGATAGAAAAGGGCGCCCGGCAACTGCGCTTCTGGTCGGCGGCCTCTTCCACCGGCGAAGAACCGTACACGATGTCAATCGAACTGGCGGAGATTATTGAAAATCGCCCGGTTGATGCCAAAATTTTGGCTACTGATATTTCCACCAAGGTTATCCGCCAGTCACTGCACGGCTGTTACTCCGAGGAAAGAATCGCTCCGGTGCCGGAGAACCTGCGACGAAAGTACTTTGTCAGGCAGGGGACAAACGGCAATTCCGGCTATGCCGTGGGGGAAAAACTGCGACAGATGGTAGTTTTCAGGCAGTTTAATCTCGCCTCTTTTCCGTATCCGATACAGGGCCCTCTCGATATGATATTCTGCCGCAATGTAATGATATACTTTGACCGGAAGATACGGGGCAGAATGGTGGATGAATTCTGCCGGATACTCCGGTCCGGAGGTTACCTGATTGTCGGGCATGCTGAAAGCATAACTGGAATGGCAAAAGGGCTCAAATGCCTTAAGCCGTCAATTTATATAAAGGAATAA